CACGAGAGCAGGCTGTTCGACACGCCCGGGTTTTACATCCCGGGCAGCTCACTTCGGCTTCGCTCAATGCGGGCACGATGACATACTATGCCGCGCCACGTCACACATTCACAAGAACGTAGCGTGATTCCACCTGACCGATATCGATTCTGGGCCGTGGCGTTGCCGGGGGCGGCGTTTGCCGGCGTGCTGGCGGTCGGCAGCGATGCCGATACGATCCGATGGTTCATGGAGTACGCCGTCCTGCTAGCGGTAGGGGTTCTGGCCATGTCGCTACCGCACCTCGCGCTGCCGGATCCGAACCAGTTCCTTTTCCAGCTCGCCAATGTGGCGCCGGTAGCACTGGCGGCCGGCCAGTGGCGGCGCTGGCAGCCGGTCGCTCTGGGGTTGCTGGTGCCCGGGGCCGTGCTGGCATTCTGGCCGCCGCTGGATGGGGTGCGGCTGGTGCGGGGCGTGGCGTACGCGCTGGTGGTCGGCGGCGTGGCGTTCGAGGCGTTGGGCTATTACCACCGGATCGGGCCGTTGTCGCAGGAGTGGAGCGAGGGCAAGCGGGGCGACGTCTACAGGTGGCTTAAGGAGAACACCCCGTACAGTGTCGCCCTGCCGGACGGCCTGGTGCCGGCGTTTCTGGGCACCGGCCGGCTGTTCATCCTCGGCGCGACGGTACACCTCGCCGGGCGGCTGCTGGAAGGGGTGCATCTGGCGCTGGCGGTCGTCCCCGGGCTGGTTCTATTCGTCGTGGGTATCCTCCGCTGGCGGGCTTCTCGTGCCGGGTTCGACGGGCCGTATTACCACAGCAACGCGTTTTTCAGGGAGATTTTTGCGGCCGGCCGGCTCCATGCCGCGCCGGCGCCGGCGCTGCCGTACGACAGCCTGTACTGGATTCCCACGCGGCTGCGGCCGGCGGCGTGGTTGGTGCTGCTCCAGCTGGACCGCCGCATTCCGCTCGGCCGGCTGCTGGCCTTCGGGCACGGGCTGTTCTGGGTGATGGTGTGGCGCGGCGCCCCGGAGGCGGCCGTCACGGCGCTCCTGGCTGTGCTGGTCGTGGCGCCCCGGGCCGTTTCGACGATCGCGGCACGGCCTCCGATCCTGCCGGCCTTTGTGGCCATGCACTACCTTTCGCGGTCCGACTGGCACTTCGTTCGCCTCTGGATCAACCTGCGGTGGACGTTTCCGTTTATAGCGAGCGTCGCCCTCGTCGAGTGGGCATCCCCGGCATGGACGTTCGCCGGCGTCGTCCTGTGGGCCGGCGTCGATCTTCTCGCTGCTCTCATCGCCGCTAGTGCCGGCCCCAGACCCCGCGCCTCGTATGCCGGCTGAACGCCTCATTGTAACCGACGTCTCGAAGCGCTACGGGCAACGTGCGCCCGTCATCGAGCACTTCTCGCATACGTTCCTGCCCGCCACCACCACCGGACTCGTTGGGCCGAACGGCGCCGGCAAGACCACACTCCTGCGTCTGTTGTGGGTGCTGGCTCATCCGAGCGAGGGGACGATCCGATACGGCGATATCTACATCCACAAACAGCCTTATGCATACCTCGCGCACGTCGGCATCGTGCACGACGAGGACGCGCTCCCGCTCCACGCCTCGGCGGTCGAGTTTTTGACGTTTATCCTCCGGCATCGCGGGCAATGGGCGGCCGACAGCCCCGCGCGCATCGACGCTATGCTGGACGCGGTTATGCTCGATGAGCACCGAAATGAGCCGATAGGGACGTACTCGACCGGGATGCGCAAAAAGACCCAGATCGCCGCGGCGCTTGTCGCCCGGCCGGCGGTGCTGCTGATGGACGAGCCCTTTCGCGGGCTGGACGCCGAGACCTGCGCGGCCGTGATCGGGTTGATCAACGACTTCAAGGTTGGCGGCGGGCTGACGATCCTCTCCAGTCATATGCAGGAGACGATCGACGCGCTCTGCGATGCCACGATCGAGATGCGCAAGCGGACGCCGGCGTGAGTTACGCCGTTATGTCACAAAAAAGGGGTAGACCGGATGGCCTACCCCCTCGGTTCAGTGGGTCGAAGCGGCTCGTTTAGTAACGATCGAGGATGCCCTGGGTGTGGCCGCGTTCATTGTCTTCGCCGAAGAGGAAACTCCAGAATGCGCTAAACATGGTCGTAGAAGGTTAGAGTGGGGAGCACTGCGCTATCGGTGAGTCCATTAAAACCGGGTGGGGTTCTGGCCGGCCCGTCGCCGATGCGCATATCTTACGAGTGAGATATCGGCTAAAATGAAGCCGACTTAAATCGGCCCTCCAAATCGCCCCGATTGGCGCATCGATATGCGCCGCCGGCGCGGGAAGAAAGCGCCTGAATCCTTGCGGACGAAGGACGCCATGGGAGTAGACTGCCACGTTGCCCCCATCCCACCGGCGTCTTGAAGCATCCCCATCCCTTCGCGCGTCGGCCCATCCCATATCCGCACCGGTCGATGCGAGCGATTGAGCACGCCGTTACATCGTCTTCCACTACCACCTCCTACGAGAAATGGGCCCGCGGCGCATTTCTGGTCTATCTATTTTTTGCCTTTTTTGGGACCTCAGCCCCGTTTCCTAATTTTAAGTCGGATCCAAACGAGATCTCAACCTCAAATCCGATCAATCAGGGGCTTTCGCTGCTATTTCTGGTATCTCTCGCATCCCTCGTCGGCATGCACGAGCAGGTGGTCGCGTTTGTTCGCCGAGAGAAGTTTCTAACCCTTTTTCTGGGTTGGTGTCTGCTGAGTGTGATCTGGTCGCCTTACCCGGTCGTGAGCCTGAAGCGCTGGGTGACGCTCTTTGGCGAGGGCATCATCTGCCTGGCCGCATTGCTGCACTACCGATGGTCGGAAGAGGCATTACGGCCTTTCCGCGTCATCCTATTTGTGTATATCCCGCTCAGCCTGCTCGCCGTCCTGTTCGTGCACGGCGCAACCCAGTGGGAGTTTCCTGCGTGGCGCGGCCTCGCGAATACCAAGAACAACCTGGGCCAGATCACGCTGTTCAGCCTGATCCTGTGGCTTGGCATCGTGCCGTACCACCGGGGAAAGGCCATCAACGTGGTCCACTACGTTCTGCTGGGGGTAACCGCGATTCTATTTATTGGAGCAAGGAGTACGACGGCCGTGCTGGCCGGCGGCGCCTTGCTGGGCATCCTGGGGACACAATACGCCAGTGCGTGGCTCAAACAGCCGATCATCGCCCGGTTCTATACCGGCGTGCTGCTGGCCGGCGTCG
This region of Rhodothermales bacterium genomic DNA includes:
- a CDS encoding ABC transporter ATP-binding protein, translated to MPAERLIVTDVSKRYGQRAPVIEHFSHTFLPATTTGLVGPNGAGKTTLLRLLWVLAHPSEGTIRYGDIYIHKQPYAYLAHVGIVHDEDALPLHASAVEFLTFILRHRGQWAADSPARIDAMLDAVMLDEHRNEPIGTYSTGMRKKTQIAAALVARPAVLLMDEPFRGLDAETCAAVIGLINDFKVGGGLTILSSHMQETIDALCDATIEMRKRTPA
- a CDS encoding O-antigen ligase family protein codes for the protein MRAIEHAVTSSSTTTSYEKWARGAFLVYLFFAFFGTSAPFPNFKSDPNEISTSNPINQGLSLLFLVSLASLVGMHEQVVAFVRREKFLTLFLGWCLLSVIWSPYPVVSLKRWVTLFGEGIICLAALLHYRWSEEALRPFRVILFVYIPLSLLAVLFVHGATQWEFPAWRGLANTKNNLGQITLFSLILWLGIVPYHRGKAINVVHYVLLGVTAILFIGARSTTAVLAGGALLGILGTQYASAWLKQPIIARFYTGVLLAGVVSIVAMVVFGAPEMLASFLGLFGKDLSFTGRVELWQAVLAMTEGKWLMGWGFGAFWVMDSPHLVPLFEAFPWLPNQSHQGYIDIISQTGVVGFGLLMAMIVAYFNRLGALQKGQIWKWLMLSLLVLNFQESIFFRPRHFGHFLFVFSYLALHVDLVKEHERARIRGSR